One Anopheles marshallii chromosome 3, idAnoMarsDA_429_01, whole genome shotgun sequence genomic region harbors:
- the LOC128713456 gene encoding uncharacterized protein LOC128713456 → MYPLQYLQHHLEPSHDFRAINLQGHSTRAMLSIRKHVLGFGLVLILMLLFPAGQATPMKSRCLQFGTTSTTNTQQQNGQDFVDDYVSYDDQPEPSDEPVFDKNVSTVVTCSRTAPYCYTLWTFDTVKNASRVVVQGCWGSTDDQESCSNAECISTTETPTKHFFCCCSGDSCNGNFSYLPPPTTADGLSMPEENENITPFAPYTSIWSSPTVYICFALLAIMVLGIVGFLSCRQLPKKGVAELLEHMEPSGPGYSSNLYNVDNLKLVSMIGQGKYGTVWKGIVNEQPVAVKIFAAQHRQYFLNERDIYTVPLMESPALLTYFGSDERRTLDDRIEYMLVLSLAPLGCLQDWLTDNRVPFSTFCRMGKSIANGLAHLHTEIRKGDLLKPCICHRDLNSRNILVKSDLSCCIGDLGFALKTFGARYEYRGEITLAETKSINEVGTVRYMAPEVLEGAVNLRDCESALKQIDVYTLALVLWELANRCEDFYPEGTTVPEYRAPYEEYVGPNPSFEQMQVLVSRNKARPSFPSHFGASLVTQIVRDTCEDCWDHDAEARLTAMCVQERLQEIAQINPSARSMPVRACSHDDGTALEKTQLYQLESDGPAMVAMMGQLHQRYSPDGTIAFMTPPNQQIIPQLPPAGYRDDTTGSYKYGKLSGGNISTTNSGAPSSQSDEDEQHTVRKGQAPLIQKEVPFASGPGKGLGGSVKVMLQKTFHKNHQGGGNNPSLMGRGYDGTQHNCDDGDDRSNLVVVVETTDPYPQQRSALLSQQEILMNHHNNQQQHMQCAMERPTNLDLGSTGKYESNLLLHEPQHSVGTISTADAAGNPRDRVERYAKALADADFARQSFAILDEVRDGGGSVDSNCTVAAPVPDDTHQTLRIVVSKSANAMHPHKGGVYARQGSGSSSPPPFMDDRSLKRQRSLEVFQEVFGPKGSIERLRNPSQRVKTPGDVPPSVRKVRASKTLSLYDDRMMTATVATGNRLANSV, encoded by the exons ATGTATCCCCTACAATATCTTCAGCATCATTTGGAGCCTTCGCACGACTTCCGGGCTATAAATTTGCAAGGACACTCCACAAGAGCAATGCTCTCAATACGGAAGCATGTGTTAGGGTTCGGGTTGGTGCTGATATTAATGTTGCTGTTTCCTGCTGGACAAG CCACTCCAATGAAAAGCCGTTGCCTACAATTCGGCACAACATCCACAACCAACACGCAACAGCAGAATGGGCAGGACTTTGTTGACGATTACGTAAGCTACGACGACCAACCGGAACCTTCGGATGAGCCAGTTTTCGACAAGAATGTT TCTACAGTCGTCACATGCTCTCGGACGGCACCATATTGCTACACGCTCTGGACATTCGACACCGTCAAGAATGCGAGCCGAGTTGTTGTGCAAG GTTGCTGGGGTTCGACAGACGATCAGGAGTCCTGCAGTAATGCGGAATGTATTAGTACGACCGAAACACCCACCAAGCatttcttctgctgctgcagtgGCGATAGCTGTAATGGGAACTTCAGCTATCTACCGCCCCCTACCACGGCCGACGGGTTAAGTATGCCGGAAGAGAACGAAAACATTACGCCATTTGCGCCGTACACTTCGATCTGGAGTTCGCCGACGGTGTACATCTGCTTCGCATTACTCGCCATCATGGTACTCGGAATCGTGGGCTTTCTGAGCTGCCGCCAGCTACCAAAGAAAGGTGTTGCTGAGCTGCTGGAACACATGGAACCGTCCGGTCCGGGATATAGCTCGAATCTCTATAACGTCGATAATCTGAAGCTTGTGTCCATGATCGGGCAGGGCAA ATACGGAACCGTTTGGAAAGGTATCGTTAACGAACAGCCAGTTGCGGTGAAAATCTTCGCTGCCCAACATCGCCAGTACTTTCTCAACGAACGTGACATTTACACGGTGCCGCTGATGGAATCTCCTGCACTTTTGACATACTTTG GGTCTGACGAAAGACGAACATTGGATGATCGTATCGAATATATGCTGGTACTTTCGTTGGCACCATTGGGTTGTTTGCAGGATTGGTTAACGGACAACCGTGTGCCATTCAGTACGTTCTGCCGAATGGGTAAATCCATCGCCAACGGGTTGGCACATCTCCACACAGAGATCCGCAAAGGTGACCTGCTCAAACCATGCATCTGCCATCGCGATTTGAACTCTCGCAACATTCTCGTCAAATCGGACCTGTCCTGCTGCATCGGCGATCTCGGTTTCGCGCTGAAAACGTTCGGTGCACGGTACGAGTACCGTGGAGAAATAACGCTCGCCGAAACGAAGAGTATCAACGAGGTTGGCACGGTACGTTACATGGCACCGGAAGTACTAGAGGGTGCCGTGAATCTACGCGACTGTGAATCCGCCCTCAAGCAGATCGATGTGTACACGCTGGCACTAGTGTTATGGGAGCTGGCAAATCGCTGCGAAGATTTCTATCCCGAAGGTACAACCGTGCCGGAGTATCGGGCACCGTACGAAGAGTATGTCGGTCCCAATCCCAGTTTCGAGCAGATGCAGGTTCTTGTATCCCGCAACAAAGCGCGACCTTCGTTCCCGTCACACTTTGGCGCAAGCCTGGTGACGCAGATCGTTCGCGACACTTGCGAGGATTGTTGGGACCACGATGCGGAAGCCCGACTAACAGCAATGTGCGTACAGGAGCGGCTACAAGAGATTGCCCAGATAAACCCTAGCGCAAGAAGCATGCCGGTGCGGGCGTGCAGCCACGACGATGGCACAGCGTTGGAGAAGACCCAACTGTATCAGTTGGAAAGCGATGGCCCCGCGATGGTGGCAATGATGGGTCAACTGCATCAACGGTACAGTCCGGACGGGACGATCGCATTCATGACTCCACCAAACCAGCAGATCATTCCTCAGCTGCCACCGGCCGGCTATAGGGACGATACAACCGGATCGTACAAATACGGCAAGCTATCTGGCGGTAACATCTCAACAACGAACAGCGGTGCACCGTCGTCTCAGTCCGATGAAGACGAGCAGCACACCGTGCGCAAAGGACAAGCGCCATTAATTCAGAAGGAAGTGCCCTTTGCAAGTGGCCCCGGTAAGGGTCTTGGGGGCAGTGTGAAGGTAATGCTGCAGAAAACATTCCACAAAAATCATCAGGGAGGTGGAAACAATCCCTCGCTAATGGGTCGTGGGTACGATGGCACCCAACACAACtgtgacgatggtgatgatcgtTCCAATTTGGTAGTGGTAGTCGAAACCACCGATCCATATCCCCAGCAACGGAGTGCCCTGCTTTCGCAGCAGGAGATTCTAATGAATCACCACAACAACCAGCAACAGCATATGCAGTGTGCCATGGAGCGACCGACGAATCTGGATCTCGGTAGTACCGGTAAGTACGAGAGTAACTTACTGCTGCACGAACCGCAACATTCCGTTGGAACCATTTCCACCGCCGATGCTGCCGGTAATCCACGGGACAGGGTAGAACGATACGCCAAGGCGCTGGCTGACGCTGATTTCGCCCGACAGTCGTTTGCCATACTGGATGAGGTCCGTGACGGCGGAGGTAGCGTGGACAGTAACTGCACAGTAGCAGCGCCCGTTCCCGACGACACACACCAGACGTTGCGCATTGTTGTTTCCAAATCGGCGAATGCGATGCATCCGCACAAAGGTGGCGTATACGCACGACAAGGGTCGGGAAGCTCATCGCCACCACCGTTCATGGACGATCGATCGCTGAAAAGACAACGGTCGCTGGAAGTGTTCCAGGAGGTGTTCGGTCCCAAGGGTAGCATCGAGCGTCTGCGTAACCCTAGCCAGCGCGTCAAGACACCCGGCGATGTGCCGCCCTCGGTACGTAAGGTGCGTGCGTCAAAGACGCTGTCGCTCTATGACGATCGCATGATGACGGCCACGGTAGCAACCGGAAACCGTTTAGCAAACTCAGTATAG